GCGATCGCTCTTTGAACCAATTTTTCAAGCACAAGCTGAACGTTATCGTCGCACCGGCAACCTCACAGCCTCAGCTACCACCTTGATCGATCGTAAGCCTTACACTGTCCACAGCACAATTACTGGAAAAGGTGAGTCTTGGGTAGCTTTAGGAGATGATGGTCAACCTGTACCAAAGGGGCGATTGGTGAGTACAGCAGTCGCTTTTGCCTATCATGCCCTGCTTCCAGAAAACAAGTACAGTCAAGAGTTACTGCAAGGAACGACTGACTTATATAACCCATTAGCTGGATTTTATGAGGGTTTCTATGAAGCCACAGGTAAAACGGCAGTTGGTTTCACTAGTAGCACCAACAGTATGATTTTACAATCCTTGCTGTACAAGGTAATGAATCAACAACCTCTAATTCGTCCGACAAATGACATGAAATCTCCTTGGTGGCAAGAAGTTAGTAAGGGAAATTCTGGGCGAGGTCTACCCAACACTGCCACACAACGAACCAAGTTAATTTCTGATAGTTCTAGCAGTTACTGGGTTTCAGCTAGCGATCGACATTAAGATAAGCAGACGCAGGAATGCAAAGATCCGTGCCTGCGTCCTCTAGTAGTTCGCCAAGTGTACTTGGCGGGGTAAAGAGTAAGGGGTAAGGGGGAAAGGTTCAAATCCCTTAACCTTTCCCCTTTCCCCAGTCCTCACTTAGCATTTTTGGGTTGGCAGACTACTAGCAGTAATGTTGGGTTGGTAATAGGTTGTTAGTAATGAATTCAACTAGGGAATACTGATTCTGAAGGAATGCAGATAAAGTGGGAAGCTCCGTCTAGTCTATACGGCGGGGCTTCCCATTTCATCGGGAATAGCCTCCAGGACTCCCTAGTTCTATTGGTCTAACTTTTCCTCTCTTGTCAGAATCCCAAGACCCAAATCTTTTTCTTCTCCCAAAGGGAGACGCTAAAAGCGATGCAACATATACCTATCAGCTTGGTTCTCGCTTATGGCATTGATGGTTACTGAGCGTAGTCGAATCTAAAATCCAAAATCGTTCGACTGAACGCTCACGACAAGTCCAAAATCTAAAATAGTACTAAGATGAGTTCAGTTTCTATTAGTGATAATTCCTCAAAGTTTTCTGGTAATAGTCGCTCATTACTTAAAAAAAGAACGCTGTTATTTCGCTATCTTGCAGAAATAAATTTAATTTTTGGTATCTGGTATTTGCAATGGCGCGTCACCCATTCCATCAATTTTGATGCACTGTGGATCTCTATTCCTTTATTGATAGCAGAAATTTATAGCTATTTCGGCGGTGTGATGTTTGTGATTGGGTTGTGGCGACCTTTAGTGCGACAGGTTAAGTCTCTCGACCAGATGACCCCACCTTTACCCAGATCGGACTGGCCAACAGTAGATGTCTTTGTAACCTGCTACAACGAACCGCCGAAAATTGTAGAGGAAACTGCCAAAGCTGCTCTAGTAATGGATTATCCGCCAACAAAGTTACGAGTTTATGTTCTAGATGATGGTAACTCGGCTGATATGCGGGCTATGACAGAAAGATTGTGTATTGAAGATTTGCAGTCACCACAACTACAACAAGAAGCAAATCGGATTGATGCAGAACACTCTTCTTTATTGCAGCGCCTAAAGGAACTAGAAAATCTCACACCTAATACTCAAGGTGCAGAACAATGGTTGCAAACATCATCATCAGAACCCGTAGTTAATCAGTTGGCTACGGAATTTGTCCAAAGTCTGCGACAGTTTATTCTTTGGCTACCTCCGACTCATCAAAGTATTAGCGATTCTCCTGTGGAGACGCTACGCGATCGCCTCACTACCGAACGGAAAGCCCTAGAGGAAACTATCCGTAAGAAAGAACTCGAACTTTTGGAACTCTCTCGGTTTCGGTATATCGCTCGTCCCAAGACACCTGGTGTAGCACATCATGCTAAAGCAGGCAACATCAATTACGCAATTTTTTCTGGACAAACGGCAGGAAATTTTATTGTTACTCTAGATGCCGACCACATTCCCAAGCAAAATTTTCTGAAGCGAGTTGTACCTTATTTCTATACATATAATCTTTCAACAGGAAGATACGACCAGAATCAAATTGCTTTTGTACAGACTCGCCAGGATTTTTACAATATTCCTCCAGGCGATCCTTTTGGACATCGAGCAAATTTATTTTATGGGCCACTTCAACAAGGTAAAGATGGCATGAATGCTGCGTTCTATACAGGCACAAATGCGATATTGAGACGTGAAGCACTAGTTAGTGTAGGACTGCAAAATTTTGCTGATGAATTTGCCAAAGATGAAAAACGTTTAGATGAATTTGATTTAGTTGGTGGGGTATCAAGTAATAGCATTACAGAAGATATGAATACAGCTATGCGTCTGCATAGTGCTGGCTGGAAATCTATTTATCACAATGAACTTTTGGCAGAAGGTTTAGCGCCAGATGACCTGAGTTCTACTCTGAAACAGCGTCTACGCTGGGCACAAGGAACTATCCAAGTGCTAGTGAGAGAGAATCCATTGACAAAATCAGGGCTAACATTTTGGCAAAGGTTGCAATATTTTAAGACGATGTATAGTTATTTCTCTGGTTTTGCAACTCTGGTGTTTATTTCTTGCCCAATTATCTATTTTTTTACGGACATTGTTCCAGTTAAAACCTACGGGTCTGACTTTGCGATACACTTTTTTCCAGCTTTTATTATCAACCGTCTCACGTTCTTAGCAGCTACCTGGGGCATTCCAGCTACAGAAGTTTGGCGTTCTGAACAATATGCGATCGCTTTATTCCCCCTGCTAATCCAAGCTGTATGGAGTGTGTTCACAGGACAAAAACTCAATTTTCAAGTCACACCTAAGCAGAGGCAGTCTGGTATTTATCTCAGGCTAGTTTGGCCACAGTTAGTTATCTTTATCCTCACTATTCTAGGGATATTATGGAGTCTTTATCGCTTTGCAATTGGTCATCTAAATAATCCTTTGGTTCACCTACTCAATGGTGCATGGGCTATCTATAATTTGTTACTTTTGTCTGCTATCATCCGCGCATCCGTTTGGCAACCTCCAAAATAAACATAAGAGGGACATAGGGAGAAGGAAAATAACTATTAACTCCCTGATAAATTCAATGTAAAAAGAAAAAAGTAATGAACATTAATTCAGACTCAAAAAACTTTGGTCAAAGAACTGTCTTAACAATTTATGCTCATGCTGATGATGAAGTTCTACCTGCTGCTGGCACTCTCAGTTTGATGTCCAAGGCAGGGTGGAATATTCGTTGCTTAATTTTGACTGATGGCAGTCTTTCCAGTTCGCCTATTAAGGGTACACGTCATCAAGAAGCGGATGCAGCAGGTAAAATCATCGGTGCAACTTACGAGTTTTATGCACTTGAGGAGTACAATTTTTCAACTCAAGCAGTGATTAAAGTTACTGAGGAAGCTATTAGGCGTTGGCAACCGGATCTAATTATTACTCATGCACCACAACCTGAAAAATATGGACATAGAGATCATGAAGTATGTGCGATCGCAGTTTCTAATGTTGCTACCCGCAAAAACATAACTTTGTGGTATTCAGCCCCGCCTGTTTTTTTACGTGGTTTTGAACCCAACTTTTTTGTGGATATTACTTCTGTAATTGAGGAAAAAGTTGCAGCTATTGGTTGTTATGAATCAGAGGTAAACAAAGCATTTATGCAACTTGATGCCATACTGGTTCTATCTCGTTTTTGGGCACGAGAGTTAGGTCAAAAAGATGGTTACTTTGAAGCTTTTGAAATTTCCCGACAATGTGTAGATGCTAGCTTTTTTTACGCAATAGCTAATAATCACCAAGTAATTAAACCCAGCTAATCGTCATTTAATTAAATAAACGTTGGGTTTTTACCTCAACTACTCATTTTCTATCAAAACTGTAACAGCTGCGATCGCAATCAACATTTCATCATTTTTATCGTTTAGTTCGGGAATCGCCCGCCCTTGAACTATCATCCCTCCAGATTCTACGGTGAGGGTTTTTCTACCAAATGGTAGGACAGCTAGTACCTCTTCTTCTCTAACTTGTTCTGGATATGGCACTGCTACTTGAACTTCTATAATCATTTCATTGGGATGACTTAAACCTGCAACTTCCCAAACACCAGGTAAGGCATTGTGAGCGATCGCATTCCGTACCGCCCTAGATGCTGCTATTGTTGGTTCTTGTCCATGCTGATCTATTCCCATCCCCATCTCAATAATCAACCGTTTACGCGCCATTTCTACCTCTAGTAATTCTGCACACTTTAAATAAATTCAGGAGTCAAAAGCCAGAATCTAGAGTTTTCTGAATACTGACTTTTGATTCCCCAAGCGAGAGGATATATGTATGGTCTTCTGGGGAGAAGGTAAGATTAGTCCATTTGTAGAGCGACAGCTGTGCGCCCCTACTAAGGTGCTTTAAACCATGTGCTGCAAGCGGCTCAGACGCTCTGAGTAACTTTTCATCACCTTCAGAGCAAACATAGGTGTTTCCTGAACGGCAAAGAGAAACCCTTTCTCATCAACGAAAGCAAGTTTGCTGTCCACCTTAGCAATAGCTGTGTAAGTTCTATTTTTTACTCCTACAAGTACCCCAACACCAAAAACTTCGCCTGTGTCAATGGTTTCTACAACCTTGCCATTGACTAATATATCCACTGTTCCTTCCAGAATCCCGTACATGTTATCGCCAGGCTGTCCTTCTTCAAAAATGACTTCACCTGCTGAAAATGGTTTAGGGTCGGGTTGTTTTTGAAAGATACTGACTGTTACTACAGGACTTAGCATTAGAGCAACCCCAAAATCTTGGTTTTTAGACGAAACTTTTGGGTAGCTTTACGCGAACCCAGAAAAGTATACTACTTTATGTCGATTAACTCTCAATCCCCGCAAAATTTCTGATTAGTCCCCTAATCACCTAGAAACCTCTAAGAAGGTTTTACTAGGCAAAATCGTCCCTCTCCAAGTCGGAGCTGCGGTGTATACACAAGTCTTCTAGAGTTGCGCTACAGGCTTTTGATCCCCCCAACCCCCTTTAAAAAGCCAGGCAAAAAGCTCTTAAAGTCCTCCTATTTATCGGGGGATTACGGTTCAAGTTTTGTAACTGTTCTGTGGTCATGTCTTTTATTTGCATAGTTTCTCCGAAGAATTTACTTTATTTACGTTTGGTAATTAGCCAACCTAAAGCGATAAATACCACGGTAGCAATGATGCTTAAAGTTAACGATGCGTAAAGGGGATATTTTTGTACTAACGGCAGATTAATTTTATCAATATGTGTTGTGAATACACCAGAGGCGATGTCTACGACGGGCTACGCCTACGCACCACCGCCAAAGCCTATACCTAATATCTGGATTGTGTTTTCTAAGGAGCGATCGCGCTCACTTTGTTCTGTTTCTACTATACCTCGGATAGTATCAACGAATTGTCCAAACAATTCTTGACCTGGAGTCAGATAGTTAATATCTGTTTGGATTTGTTCTCGCCATTTCTTACATTCATTCTTTGTTGAAAAAATCTTGCCAGAATTTGGGTCTATTTCCGTTACCAATAGTTTTAATCTGATCTAAGCAAATTTTGTAGTTAATAATATTAGTAGTAATTGATGTGTGGTGTGTTTGTAAATCTTGTAAGCATCTGGTGTAATCAAAGCTTTTTTTGTGAATTTCTCCCATTAAGCTTTTTAAGCCAGATAATTGTGTTTGATTTTTAGATATCAGGCTGTTAAATTCTTGAATTTTATTTTCTAAATCGCTATAAATTGTTCTCGCATCTCGGTAGCGTTGACGCAAGAGATTAGCATCTGTCACAACTTCACCGGGAAGTTCAGTTAGGGTGTGGCGGAGATGAAAAGCATAAAGGCTGAGGCTGAAATTTTTCACTATTTTGGCTAAGATTTTTATTGTAAATTGTAGCTTTGGTTAAGAGGATGTTTGAAAAGTCATGATTGATGCATAAAATTTTTTTACCCCACCCTAACCCTCCCCTTATAAAGGGGAGGGAACTAGATAGATTTCTTTTTTCCCACCTTTCTAAAAGAAAGGTAACTAGATTTCTTTTTTCCCTCCTTTCTAAGGCATCATGTAAAAATAACTTGAACAATTTGCTGAATGGTAAGATGATCAGAATGTAACCGAATTAAAGGCTTATATGTCTGATAAGCAGGTAGTAGAAAGCATTCAAGACAAGTACGATTCGTTATCGCCTTATTTGAATGAGAAAACACGGCGTATTTGGGCAGCAATTGAAGCCCGAAGCCTGGGCTGGGGAGGCGTGAGTCAGGTTGCGCTCGCAACTGGACTATCCCGGACTACAATCCATGCTGGGATACGGTTATTGTTAGACGCTTCGGGGGAAAAAACCTCGAATGATGATAGTAATCGAATTCGTTCGTCAGGTGCTGGACGTAAACTACTTGAAGAAAAAGACGCAATGCTGCTATCAGATTTAGAATCGCTGATTGAACCAGTGACACTGGGAGACCCAGAATCTCCTCTAAAATGGACTTCTAAAAGTGTTGTGAAACTGGCTGCGGCATTAAACATTGGGGGACATAGGACTAGTCCTAAAAGTGTTTATAACTTACTTGAATCGCTTGGCTACAGCTTACAATCAAATCGTAAAACCCGTGATGGCTCATCTCATCCAGATAGAGATGATCAGTTTTTACATATTTCCAACCAAGTCTTGCACTTTCAATCCCAGAACGAACCCGTATTTCAGTTGATACAAAAAAAAAGAATTAATTGGAGATTTTAAAAATTCTGGAACCGAGTGGTGTGAAAAGGAACAGCCAATTGAGGTGAAAATGCATGATTTTGTTGACCCCAAGTTGGGCAAGGCAATTCCCTACGGAATTTATGACTTAACCTCAAATCAAGGATGGGTAAATGTTGGCATTGACCACGATACCGCAGAGTTTGCAGTCGAGTCTATTCGTCATTGGTGGTACTCAATGGGTAAACAAGTTTATCCCAGCAGTGAGCATATAATGATTACGGCTGATTGCGGTGGTAGCAATAGTTATCGCTCACGATTGTGGAAATTGAAGTTACAAGAATTAGCAACTGATACTGGTAAAACTATTCATGTGTGTCATTTTCCTCCAGGCACAAGTAAATGGAATAAGATTGAGCATCGCTTGTTTTGTCACATTACCCAAAACTGGCGAGGCAGACCATTAACTAGCTTGCAAGTTGTGATTAATCTAATTCGCAATACTACCACCACACAAGGATTAGAAGTTGAAGCTAGATTAGATCCAAATCTCTACAAAACGGGAATCAAGGTTACAGACCAAGAGCTTGATACTATCGCAATCGAACGAAATTCTTTTCATGGTGAGTGGAACTATATTATCAAACCCAAAGTAGTCAGTTAATTGTTCAATTTATTTTTACATAACTCCTAAGGGGGGATTAAGGGGGGGGTAATTCGACTTGTGTATACACCATAGCTTATAAAAGTGAGGGAATTAGATGTTCTAGTTTCCCCTTTCTAATGTTATTTTGGCGTTCGCATTTGCTGATATAGCGTTCGCATTTGTTGATTTAGCGTTCGCATTTGCTGATTTGGCGTTCGCATTTGCTGATATAGCGTTCGCATTTGTTGATTTGGCGTTCGCATTTGCTGATATAGCGTTCGCATTTGTTGATTTAGCGTTCGCATTTGCTGATTTAGCGTTCGCATTTGCTGATTTGGCGTTCACATTTGCTGATATAGCGTTCGCATTTGTTGATTTGGCGTTCGCATTTGCTGATTGCACTTATTCTCAAACAAGAAATCGATATAAAAAATGAGTAAAAATACAGACAAACTCGTAATTATTTCGTTGAACTTTTAATGAAATAAATCCACAAAACTACCCATCTCAGGCAAAAGGATACTCCACTATGTTGAAAAAGGAATTCTTAAAAAAAAGGATATCTCATGTCTTTAAGAACTCGTGGTTCTGCTGCTGTTGACAAAGCCCAACTTCGTCTCGCCTTGCTTAAATCCGTTGATGAAAATCTTGATTTAGGACATGGATTAAGCATTGAAGCCTACAACCACCTCATTAACACTACCCGTGCGACGTTAGAAGCTCATAACACGCTTGTATCCAATCTTGAAGAATCGCGTAAAACAATCACCCAGATGGATAAAGCCCTCTCCGAAATGTCTGAACGAATGCTAAGTGGAGTTGCAACTATCTACGGCAGAAACAGCATACAGTATTCCAAAGCTGGCGGCTCTAATGGAAAAAGAAATAAAAAATCTAGTTCAAAAGTTGCTCCAGTTGTAGCGGTTCTTCCCACTCAACCGGCTCAAGCTGCAATTGCGAATGCGTCAACTAACGGTAACGGCAAAACTCTTTTGCTGCAATAATCCACTTGATCGCATAAATATAGTGCCGTGTCAAGCTTAAATTTGTGCATTAAATGTAAGTTGGGTTTCGACTGCGCTCAACCCTCAGCCATCGAGAGTTGAGCGCAGCGATGCACTGAGCGCAGTCGAAGTGTCGAAACTCGGTTTACTAGTACTTTATTTTCACGCAAGTCCCTTAACGAAAATTCAAGGTAGAGAGAGGTTTATCAAACTCGCTCTCAAATAGCAAATTTTGGTTTTCAGGCTATCTCCTATAATTAATAAAACCTGCACACCTAATTCTAGGCATGAGACTGTGACCGAATCAGGAAGTTACAAAGATACTGTAAACCTACCCAAGACTAGCTTTGATATGCGGGCAAACGCCATCAAGCGCGAGCCTGAAATCCAAAAATTTTGGGAAGAAAATAAAATTTACGATCGCCTCTTTGAAAATAACCCCGGCGAATTATTTATACTGCACGATGGGCCTCCCTACGCTAATGGCTCACTCCATATTGGTCATGCCTTAAATAAAATTCTCAAAGATATTATTAATCGCTACCAAATGTTACGAGGGCGTAAAGTTCGCTACGTTCCTGGTTGGGATTGTCACGGTTTGCCAATTGAGTTAAAAGTTTTGCAGAACATGAAGTCAGCAGAACGACAAAATTTAACGCCTTTACAACTACGGCAGAAAGCGAAAGAATTTGGACTAGCTACGGTAGATAACCAGCGCCAAAATTTTAAACGCTATGGTATTTGGGGTGATTGGGACAACCCTTATCTAACTCTGAAGCCGGAATATGAAGCGGCTCAAATTGGCGTGTTTGGTCAGATGTTCTTAAAAGGCTACATCTATCGCGGTTTGAAGCCGGTTCACTGGAGTCCTAGCTCTAAAACTGCTTTGGCTGAAGCTGAGTTGGAATATCCAGAAGGTCACGTTTCCCGCAGTATCTATGCAGCTTTTCCAGTTACAAGTTTGGCGGAAGCTGTAAAACCACTGTTGGCGGAATATCAGTCAGATTTGGGTGTGGCTATTTGGACAACTACACCTTGGACAATTCCGGGGAATTTGGCTGTGGCAGTGAATGCAGATTTGAACTATGCAGTAGTGGAGGTTTCCCAGTCAGAGGCGCAGAGCAAGTTTAAATACCTCATCGTTGCAGCTGATTTAGTCGAACGGTTATCTTCAACGTTGGGACTTGAGTTAACTCTCAAAGCCACTTTTAAGGGGAATGACTTAGAACATACTACTTATCGTCATCCTCTATTTGACCGCGAAAGTCCGATTGTCGTTGGTGGTGATTACATTACTACTGAATCGGGTACTGGGTTGGTACATACCGCGCCCGGTCATGGTCAAGAAGACTACATCGTTGGTCAGCGCTACGGTTTACCCATCCTTGCACCAGTGGATGACAACGGCAATTTTACCCAAGAGGCGGGAGAGTTTGCTGGGTTGAATGTGCTGGGTGATGGGAATCAGGCGGTGATTGATGCACTGGCTGCGGCTGGTTCTTTGTTGAAAGAAGAACCATACCCCCACAAATATCCTTATGATTGGCGCACTAAGAAGCCGACGATTTTCCGCGCTACTGAACAATGGTTTGCTTCCGTGGAAGGATTTAGAGAAGAAGCACTAAAGGCGATCGCAACTGTAAAATGGATTCCAGCCCAAGGTGAAAATCGGATCACGCCAATGGTAGCGGAACGTTCCGATTGGTGTATTTCTCGTCAGCGGAGTTGGGGTGTACCCATTCCCGTTTTCTACGACGAAGCCACGGGTGAACCACTGCTGAATGAAGAAATTATCAACCACGTCCAAGGAATCATCGCCGAAAAAGGTTCCGATGCTTGGTGGGAACTTTCAGTTGAGGAGTTATTACCGGAATCTTATCGCCAAAATGGTAAGTCTTACCGCAGAGGTACAGACACAATGGATGTATGGTTTGATTCTGGCTCATCTTGGGCATCTGTCGTCCAACAGCGTCCAGAGTTACGCTACCCGGCTGATATATATTTGGAAGGTTCCGACCAACATCGTGGTTGGTTTCAGTCAAGCTTGCTCACCAGTGTAGCGGTAAATGACATTGCACCTTACAAAACTGTGCTAACTCACGGCTTTGCTTTGGACGAACAAGGCCGGAAAATGAGCAAGTCAGAAGGAAATGTGGTTGACCCAAATACAATCATTGAAGGTGGGAAAAATCAAAAAGTAGAACCGGCTTACGGTGCAGATGTCTTGAGATTGTGGGTATCATCGGTAGACTACTCCGGCGATGTCCGCATTGGTAAAAACATCATCAAGCAGATGAATGATGTTAGAGGCAAGATTCGCAATACGGCGCGGTTCTTGTTGGGTAGCTTGGATGATTTTGACCCGGAAAAAGATACAGTTCCCTTCGAGGAATTGCCAGAACTTGACCGTTATATGCTGCACCGCATCACCGAGGTATTTGAGGAAGTTACCGAAGCCTTTGAGAGTTTCCAATTCTTCCGCTTTTTCCAAACAGTACAGAATTTCTGCGTAGTTGATTTATCTAACTTTTATTTAGATGTTGCCAAAGATAGGCTGTACATCAGTGCAAAGGATGCTTTCCGCCGTCGCAGTTGTCAAACGGTGCTGAAAATAGCTTTAGATAATTTAGCACGAGCGATCGCACCAGTGTTATCTCACACTGCCGAAGATATCTGGCAATATCTCCCTTACAAAAC
The Nostoc punctiforme PCC 73102 genome window above contains:
- a CDS encoding glycosyltransferase translates to MSSVSISDNSSKFSGNSRSLLKKRTLLFRYLAEINLIFGIWYLQWRVTHSINFDALWISIPLLIAEIYSYFGGVMFVIGLWRPLVRQVKSLDQMTPPLPRSDWPTVDVFVTCYNEPPKIVEETAKAALVMDYPPTKLRVYVLDDGNSADMRAMTERLCIEDLQSPQLQQEANRIDAEHSSLLQRLKELENLTPNTQGAEQWLQTSSSEPVVNQLATEFVQSLRQFILWLPPTHQSISDSPVETLRDRLTTERKALEETIRKKELELLELSRFRYIARPKTPGVAHHAKAGNINYAIFSGQTAGNFIVTLDADHIPKQNFLKRVVPYFYTYNLSTGRYDQNQIAFVQTRQDFYNIPPGDPFGHRANLFYGPLQQGKDGMNAAFYTGTNAILRREALVSVGLQNFADEFAKDEKRLDEFDLVGGVSSNSITEDMNTAMRLHSAGWKSIYHNELLAEGLAPDDLSSTLKQRLRWAQGTIQVLVRENPLTKSGLTFWQRLQYFKTMYSYFSGFATLVFISCPIIYFFTDIVPVKTYGSDFAIHFFPAFIINRLTFLAATWGIPATEVWRSEQYAIALFPLLIQAVWSVFTGQKLNFQVTPKQRQSGIYLRLVWPQLVIFILTILGILWSLYRFAIGHLNNPLVHLLNGAWAIYNLLLLSAIIRASVWQPPK
- a CDS encoding PIG-L deacetylase family protein; amino-acid sequence: MNINSDSKNFGQRTVLTIYAHADDEVLPAAGTLSLMSKAGWNIRCLILTDGSLSSSPIKGTRHQEADAAGKIIGATYEFYALEEYNFSTQAVIKVTEEAIRRWQPDLIITHAPQPEKYGHRDHEVCAIAVSNVATRKNITLWYSAPPVFLRGFEPNFFVDITSVIEEKVAAIGCYESEVNKAFMQLDAILVLSRFWARELGQKDGYFEAFEISRQCVDASFFYAIANNHQVIKPS
- a CDS encoding Lin0512 family protein → MARKRLIIEMGMGIDQHGQEPTIAASRAVRNAIAHNALPGVWEVAGLSHPNEMIIEVQVAVPYPEQVREEEVLAVLPFGRKTLTVESGGMIVQGRAIPELNDKNDEMLIAIAAVTVLIENE
- a CDS encoding Crp/Fnr family transcriptional regulator, which gives rise to MLSPVVTVSIFQKQPDPKPFSAGEVIFEEGQPGDNMYGILEGTVDILVNGKVVETIDTGEVFGVGVLVGVKNRTYTAIAKVDSKLAFVDEKGFLFAVQETPMFALKVMKSYSERLSRLQHMV
- a CDS encoding ISAzo13-like element ISNpu10 family transposase (programmed frameshift), whose product is MSDKQVVESIQDKYDSLSPYLNEKTRRIWAAIEARSLGWGGVSQVALATGLSRTTIHAGIRLLLDASGEKTSNDDSNRIRSSGAGRKLLEEKDAMLLSDLESLIEPVTLGDPESPLKWTSKSVVKLAAALNIGGHRTSPKSVYNLLESLGYSLQSNRKTRDGSSHPDRDDQFLHISNQVLHFQSQNEPVFQLIYKKKELIGDFKNSGTEWCEKEQPIEVKMHDFVDPKLGKAIPYGIYDLTSNQGWVNVGIDHDTAEFAVESIRHWWYSMGKQVYPSSEHIMITADCGGSNSYRSRLWKLKLQELATDTGKTIHVCHFPPGTSKWNKIEHRLFCHITQNWRGRPLTSLQVVINLIRNTTTTQGLEVEARLDPNLYKTGIKVTDQELDTIAIERNSFHGEWNYIIKPKVVS
- the ileS gene encoding isoleucine--tRNA ligase, producing the protein MTESGSYKDTVNLPKTSFDMRANAIKREPEIQKFWEENKIYDRLFENNPGELFILHDGPPYANGSLHIGHALNKILKDIINRYQMLRGRKVRYVPGWDCHGLPIELKVLQNMKSAERQNLTPLQLRQKAKEFGLATVDNQRQNFKRYGIWGDWDNPYLTLKPEYEAAQIGVFGQMFLKGYIYRGLKPVHWSPSSKTALAEAELEYPEGHVSRSIYAAFPVTSLAEAVKPLLAEYQSDLGVAIWTTTPWTIPGNLAVAVNADLNYAVVEVSQSEAQSKFKYLIVAADLVERLSSTLGLELTLKATFKGNDLEHTTYRHPLFDRESPIVVGGDYITTESGTGLVHTAPGHGQEDYIVGQRYGLPILAPVDDNGNFTQEAGEFAGLNVLGDGNQAVIDALAAAGSLLKEEPYPHKYPYDWRTKKPTIFRATEQWFASVEGFREEALKAIATVKWIPAQGENRITPMVAERSDWCISRQRSWGVPIPVFYDEATGEPLLNEEIINHVQGIIAEKGSDAWWELSVEELLPESYRQNGKSYRRGTDTMDVWFDSGSSWASVVQQRPELRYPADIYLEGSDQHRGWFQSSLLTSVAVNDIAPYKTVLTHGFALDEQGRKMSKSEGNVVDPNTIIEGGKNQKVEPAYGADVLRLWVSSVDYSGDVRIGKNIIKQMNDVRGKIRNTARFLLGSLDDFDPEKDTVPFEELPELDRYMLHRITEVFEEVTEAFESFQFFRFFQTVQNFCVVDLSNFYLDVAKDRLYISAKDAFRRRSCQTVLKIALDNLARAIAPVLSHTAEDIWQYLPYKTPYKSVFEAGWVQVEEKWRNPELAEFWSELRKIRDKVNKTLEIYRLQKTIGSSLEAKVVVHVFDERLRQRLQALNPNTHGSVEKSNGVDELRYLFLASQVEVPSEPIFEEGDDAGIYIQVYKADGEKCDRCWNYSTHVGESAEHPLICERCVAALAGEF